The Vibrio kanaloae genome has a window encoding:
- a CDS encoding F0F1 ATP synthase subunit I, giving the protein MVAALARPGRVLAKQMLLIELSAVILVAIGLGLAVNPDWGFAALVGGGIFVIANVVFCVCAFLFCGARATKLVAASFYAGEALKILITVLLFSIVYMYMQVELIPLKLTYLLVLGINIFAPVLFINNKK; this is encoded by the coding sequence ATGGTAGCGGCGTTAGCAAGACCAGGACGAGTGCTTGCAAAGCAAATGTTATTGATCGAGCTTAGCGCGGTTATATTAGTGGCAATAGGGTTAGGTTTAGCTGTTAATCCTGATTGGGGTTTTGCTGCATTGGTCGGTGGCGGTATTTTTGTCATTGCTAATGTGGTTTTTTGTGTGTGTGCTTTCCTATTTTGTGGAGCTCGCGCAACTAAGTTAGTTGCGGCGTCGTTCTATGCAGGCGAAGCTCTAAAAATCTTAATCACAGTTCTACTATTCTCTATTGTCTACATGTATATGCAGGTGGAATTAATTCCCCTCAAACTGACCTATTTACTGGTTCTAGGTATTAATATCTTTGCGCCAGTGCTTTTCATTAACAATAAAAAATAG
- a CDS encoding ParA family protein: MGRIVAIANQKGGVGKTTTCINLAASMAATKRKVLVVDLDPQGNATMASGVDKYQVEATAYDLLVEDTSFDEVVCRSTSGNYDLIAANGDVTAAEIKLMEVFAREVRLKSALASVRDNYDFIFIDCPPSLNLLTINAMAAADSVLVPMQCEYFALEGLTALMDTISKLAAVVNENLKIEGLLRTMYDPRNRLSNEVSDQLKKHFGNKVYRTVIPRNVRLAEAPSHGKPAMYYDKYSAGAKAYLALAGEMLRREEVPV; the protein is encoded by the coding sequence GTGGGTAGAATTGTAGCAATTGCCAACCAGAAGGGCGGCGTAGGAAAAACAACAACTTGCATTAACTTAGCAGCATCAATGGCGGCAACAAAACGCAAGGTCTTGGTTGTTGACCTCGATCCTCAAGGTAATGCCACTATGGCAAGTGGTGTCGATAAATATCAAGTTGAAGCAACTGCTTACGATTTGTTAGTTGAAGACACCTCATTTGATGAGGTAGTTTGTCGAAGTACATCGGGCAATTACGATCTCATTGCTGCCAACGGTGATGTTACGGCGGCAGAAATTAAGTTAATGGAAGTGTTTGCCCGTGAAGTTCGCCTTAAGAGCGCACTGGCATCAGTTCGTGATAACTATGATTTCATCTTTATTGATTGCCCACCTTCTCTAAACCTTCTTACAATTAATGCAATGGCGGCAGCTGATTCCGTATTGGTTCCGATGCAATGTGAATATTTTGCTCTAGAAGGTTTAACGGCGTTGATGGATACCATCAGTAAGCTTGCAGCGGTCGTAAACGAGAACCTGAAGATCGAAGGTCTTCTGCGTACTATGTACGATCCTCGTAATCGCTTATCTAATGAAGTATCTGATCAGCTTAAAAAACATTTCGGTAATAAAGTTTATCGAACTGTCATCCCTAGAAATGTACGTTTGGCAGAAGCGCCGAGTCATGGCAAGCCAGCAATGTACTACGACAAATATTCTGCAGGCGCGAAGGCATACCTAGCTCTTGCTGGTGAAATGTTGCGTCGTGAAGAAGTCCCAGTATAG
- the atpF gene encoding F0F1 ATP synthase subunit B — MNMNATLLGQAIAFTLFVWFCMKYVWPPIMQAIEERQKKIADGLVAAERAAKDLNLAQANASEQMKEAKRTATEVIEQANKRKAQIIDEAREEAQAERQKILAHAEAELEAERTRARDDLRKQVATLAIAGAEKILERTIDKDVHDDLLNNITAKL, encoded by the coding sequence GTGAATATGAACGCAACTCTGCTGGGTCAAGCAATTGCTTTTACACTGTTTGTTTGGTTCTGCATGAAATATGTATGGCCGCCAATCATGCAAGCAATTGAAGAACGTCAGAAGAAAATTGCTGACGGTCTTGTAGCCGCTGAGCGCGCTGCTAAAGACTTGAACCTGGCACAAGCCAACGCTTCTGAGCAAATGAAGGAAGCGAAGCGCACTGCAACTGAGGTTATTGAACAGGCAAATAAACGTAAAGCTCAAATTATTGATGAAGCTCGCGAAGAGGCTCAGGCAGAACGCCAGAAAATCTTAGCGCACGCTGAAGCAGAACTTGAAGCTGAACGCACACGTGCCCGTGATGACCTGCGCAAACAAGTCGCAACTCTGGCTATAGCTGGTGCTGAGAAAATCCTTGAACGTACAATCGATAAAGATGTACACGATGATCTTCTTAACAACATTACTGCAAAACTTTAA
- the mnmG gene encoding tRNA uridine-5-carboxymethylaminomethyl(34) synthesis enzyme MnmG, with translation MLYHEKFDVIVVGGGHAGTEAALASARTGQSTLLLTHNIDTLGQMSCNPAIGGIGKGHLVKEVDAMGGLMAQAIDHAGIQFRTLNASKGPAVRATRAQADRILYKSFVRNVLENTPNLTLFQQSVDDLIVEQDQVVGVVTQMGLKFRANAVVLTVGTFLGGKIHIGMESSSGGRAGDPPSIALADRLRDLPFRVDRLKTGTPPRIDARSVDFSELEVQHGDNPTPVFSFMGNRAQQPRQIPCYITHTNENTHDVIRANLDRSPMYAGVIEGIGPRYCPSIEDKVMRFADKNSHQIFIEPEGLTTHELYPNGISTSLPFDVQVKIVHSMKGFENAHIVRPGYAIEYDFFDPRDLKLSYETKFIKGLFFAGQINGTTGYEEAAAQGLMAGLNASLFTQGKEAWSPRRDQAYMGVLIDDLSTMGTKEPYRMFTSRAEYRLLLREDNADIRLTEKSRELGLVDDARWARFNEKVENIEKERQRLKETWINPKSEDIGALNQILKTPMSREASGEDLLRRPEMTYSQLTELDRFAPALEDQQASEQVEIQVKYEGYIQRQQDEIAKSLRHENTKLPADIDYSQIKGLSNEVVLKLTTTKPDSIGLASRISGITPAAISILLVYLKKHGLLKKGEEA, from the coding sequence ATGCTTTATCACGAAAAATTTGACGTCATCGTTGTTGGTGGTGGCCATGCTGGAACGGAAGCCGCACTCGCATCTGCACGTACTGGTCAAAGTACGTTATTACTCACTCATAATATCGATACATTAGGACAAATGTCTTGTAACCCAGCTATCGGCGGGATCGGTAAAGGCCACTTGGTAAAAGAGGTCGATGCTATGGGTGGATTAATGGCGCAAGCTATTGATCATGCAGGTATTCAGTTCAGAACATTAAACGCATCAAAAGGTCCAGCAGTTCGTGCAACTCGTGCACAAGCTGACCGCATACTTTACAAATCCTTTGTTCGTAATGTGCTAGAAAACACACCGAATCTGACGTTGTTCCAACAATCGGTTGATGACTTGATCGTGGAACAGGATCAAGTGGTGGGCGTGGTGACACAGATGGGCCTTAAATTCCGTGCTAACGCAGTGGTACTGACGGTCGGCACATTCTTGGGTGGAAAGATCCATATTGGGATGGAAAGTTCATCGGGTGGTCGTGCGGGGGATCCACCATCGATCGCTCTTGCTGACCGACTTCGTGATCTTCCATTTAGAGTTGATCGCCTGAAAACAGGTACCCCTCCTCGTATCGATGCACGCAGTGTCGATTTTTCTGAGCTTGAGGTTCAACATGGTGATAACCCGACCCCTGTTTTCTCGTTCATGGGAAATCGAGCTCAACAGCCTCGCCAAATTCCATGTTACATCACACATACTAATGAAAATACGCATGATGTTATTCGTGCTAACCTAGACCGAAGCCCAATGTATGCAGGGGTGATTGAAGGCATTGGCCCTCGCTACTGTCCTTCGATTGAAGATAAAGTGATGCGTTTTGCTGACAAGAACAGCCATCAAATTTTCATTGAGCCTGAAGGTCTTACGACACACGAGCTATACCCTAATGGTATCTCAACCAGTCTGCCGTTTGACGTTCAAGTTAAAATCGTTCATTCAATGAAGGGGTTTGAAAATGCCCATATTGTTCGTCCTGGCTATGCGATTGAGTACGACTTCTTTGACCCTCGCGACCTAAAGCTGAGTTACGAAACTAAGTTTATTAAGGGGCTGTTTTTTGCGGGGCAGATTAACGGTACGACCGGTTATGAAGAAGCAGCTGCGCAAGGCTTGATGGCAGGTCTTAACGCGAGTTTATTTACGCAAGGCAAAGAAGCCTGGAGTCCACGTCGAGACCAAGCTTACATGGGCGTTCTTATTGATGACCTATCAACCATGGGCACTAAAGAACCTTACCGTATGTTTACGTCTCGTGCAGAATACCGTCTTTTGCTTCGTGAAGATAACGCTGATATTCGATTGACTGAGAAGTCTCGCGAGCTTGGCTTAGTGGACGATGCTCGTTGGGCTCGATTCAACGAGAAAGTGGAAAATATTGAGAAAGAGCGTCAACGTTTAAAAGAAACATGGATAAATCCAAAATCTGAAGATATCGGTGCGCTTAATCAGATCCTAAAAACACCAATGTCTCGAGAGGCAAGTGGTGAAGATCTTCTTCGTCGCCCTGAGATGACTTATTCACAGTTAACTGAATTGGATCGTTTTGCTCCAGCATTGGAAGATCAACAAGCATCTGAGCAAGTTGAGATCCAAGTGAAGTACGAAGGCTATATCCAACGCCAACAAGACGAAATTGCAAAATCACTTCGTCATGAAAATACCAAATTGCCTGCTGATATCGACTACAGCCAAATTAAAGGACTTTCTAACGAGGTGGTTCTCAAGCTCACAACCACTAAGCCAGACTCGATAGGTCTTGCTTCTCGTATTTCAGGGATTACGCCTGCGGCAATCTCAATTCTTTTGGTTTATCTGAAAAAGCATGGCCTGTTAAAAAAAGGTGAGGAGGCATAA
- the mioC gene encoding FMN-binding protein MioC — translation MIHIITGSTLGGAEYVGDHLNDLLEEQGHEITLHNQPDYDDIAQQGFWLLVTSTHGAGEFPDNIKPFIDALTQHSPDLSQVRFAVVALGDSSYDTFCLAGKSVHSQLENLGAQSISDCFSIDVLETPVPEDAAEAWFNDHIDQF, via the coding sequence ATGATCCATATTATTACAGGCAGCACCTTGGGCGGTGCTGAATACGTTGGCGATCACCTTAATGATCTTCTTGAAGAACAAGGACATGAAATAACCCTGCATAATCAGCCAGATTACGATGATATTGCACAACAAGGCTTTTGGTTATTGGTGACTTCAACTCACGGTGCCGGTGAGTTCCCAGACAATATTAAGCCGTTTATCGACGCATTAACCCAGCATTCTCCAGACTTAAGCCAGGTTCGCTTTGCTGTCGTGGCACTAGGAGATTCAAGCTACGATACCTTTTGTTTAGCGGGAAAATCAGTCCACAGCCAACTGGAAAACCTCGGAGCACAGTCTATTTCAGACTGTTTTAGCATCGATGTATTGGAAACCCCTGTCCCTGAAGATGCAGCTGAAGCCTGGTTTAACGATCATATTGACCAGTTTTAA
- the atpH gene encoding F0F1 ATP synthase subunit delta: MSDLTTIARPYAKAAFDFAVDKGELDQWGQMLTFAAEVAQNDDVHNLLSSSMTAEKLAEIFIVICGEQFDEFGQNLIKVMAENGRLMAFPDVCKQFLLLKQEHEKEIDVEVTSAVELSKEQRADISSKLEQRLARKVQLNCSIDETLLSGVIIRAGDLVIDNSARSRLDRLSDALQS, from the coding sequence ATGTCTGATTTGACTACAATCGCACGCCCCTATGCTAAAGCAGCGTTTGACTTTGCGGTAGATAAAGGTGAGCTAGACCAATGGGGTCAGATGCTTACTTTTGCTGCCGAAGTGGCACAAAATGATGATGTTCATAATTTATTAAGCAGCTCTATGACTGCTGAAAAATTAGCTGAAATATTCATTGTAATTTGTGGCGAACAATTTGATGAATTCGGTCAAAACTTGATTAAAGTGATGGCTGAAAATGGTCGTTTAATGGCCTTTCCTGATGTGTGTAAACAGTTCTTATTGCTCAAACAAGAGCATGAAAAAGAGATCGACGTTGAAGTAACTTCAGCGGTTGAGCTTTCTAAAGAACAACGTGCAGATATCAGCAGCAAATTGGAACAGCGCTTAGCGCGCAAAGTTCAGCTGAATTGCAGTATAGATGAGACTCTACTTAGTGGAGTTATTATTCGAGCCGGAGACCTAGTCATCGATAACTCAGCGCGCAGTCGTCTAGACCGCCTGAGCGATGCATTGCAGTCTTAA
- the rsmG gene encoding 16S rRNA (guanine(527)-N(7))-methyltransferase RsmG, with translation MSALREKLDHLIGQTELEVSEKQRGQLVSYVELLNKWNKAYNLTSVRDPLEMMVKHILDSIIVSTHLQGKRFIDIGTGPGLPGIPLSIMNPDGEFYLLDSLGKRIRFIKQVVHELGIDNVVPIQSRVEEFQPEEKFDVVLSRAFASMTDMVEWCHHLPKEQSGVFLALKGQHPKDEIDLLPEWCSVTDIKALQVPELNGERHLVTLSRQG, from the coding sequence ATGAGCGCATTACGCGAAAAACTGGATCACCTGATTGGTCAGACTGAACTTGAAGTCTCTGAAAAACAACGTGGCCAGTTGGTTAGTTATGTTGAATTACTCAACAAATGGAACAAAGCTTATAACTTAACATCGGTGCGTGACCCGTTAGAAATGATGGTGAAACATATCTTAGATAGCATCATTGTTAGTACCCACTTACAAGGCAAACGTTTTATTGATATAGGTACGGGGCCTGGATTGCCAGGGATTCCTCTCTCAATCATGAACCCAGACGGTGAGTTTTACTTGCTGGATAGCTTAGGTAAGCGTATTCGTTTTATTAAGCAGGTCGTTCATGAATTGGGTATCGATAACGTAGTACCGATTCAAAGCCGTGTTGAAGAATTTCAACCTGAAGAAAAGTTTGATGTCGTGCTCAGTCGCGCATTTGCGTCAATGACAGACATGGTAGAGTGGTGTCACCATTTACCTAAAGAGCAATCCGGTGTATTTTTGGCTCTTAAGGGACAACATCCTAAAGACGAAATCGACCTGTTACCTGAATGGTGTTCAGTGACAGACATTAAAGCTTTGCAAGTGCCAGAGCTTAATGGAGAGCGTCATCTAGTTACTTTATCGCGTCAGGGATAA
- the atpB gene encoding F0F1 ATP synthase subunit A has protein sequence MAAPTASGYIEHHLQNLSLAKFGLVEETSFWNVHIDSLFFSVLTGMLFLWVFRSVAKKATVGVPGKLQCFVEMVVEFVGDNVKETFHGRNPLIAPLALTIFCWIIIMNLMDLVPIDFLPYPAEHWLGIPYLKVVPTADVNITMAMALGVFALMIYYSIKVKGLGGFAKELALHPFNHPIMIPFNLVLEVISLLAKPLSLGMRLFGNMFAGEVVFILIAAMLPWYLQWVGALPWAIFHILVILIQAFVFMMLTIVYLSMAHEDSDH, from the coding sequence ATGGCTGCGCCAACAGCATCCGGATACATTGAACACCATTTACAAAACCTTTCTTTAGCTAAGTTTGGTCTTGTAGAGGAAACAAGTTTCTGGAACGTACATATAGACAGTCTGTTTTTTTCGGTGTTGACAGGGATGTTATTCCTTTGGGTTTTTCGCTCAGTCGCTAAGAAAGCAACAGTAGGTGTACCTGGTAAGCTTCAGTGTTTTGTTGAAATGGTAGTGGAATTCGTTGGCGACAACGTTAAAGAAACTTTCCATGGTCGCAACCCTCTGATTGCCCCACTAGCACTGACTATATTCTGCTGGATTATCATTATGAACTTGATGGACTTAGTGCCAATCGATTTCTTACCATATCCAGCAGAGCATTGGTTAGGTATCCCTTACTTGAAAGTGGTTCCTACAGCTGATGTAAATATAACTATGGCAATGGCTTTGGGTGTTTTTGCTCTGATGATCTACTACAGCATCAAAGTGAAAGGCCTAGGCGGATTTGCTAAAGAATTGGCACTGCATCCATTTAATCACCCAATCATGATCCCATTTAACTTGGTACTTGAGGTAATTTCGTTATTAGCGAAGCCACTATCTCTAGGTATGCGTTTATTTGGTAATATGTTTGCGGGTGAGGTGGTGTTTATTCTTATCGCGGCAATGCTACCGTGGTACTTACAATGGGTAGGTGCACTACCTTGGGCTATCTTCCATATCTTAGTTATTTTGATTCAAGCGTTTGTTTTCATGATGTTGACAATCGTTTACTTATCAATGGCTCATGAAGATAGTGATCACTAA
- the atpG gene encoding F0F1 ATP synthase subunit gamma, producing the protein MAGAKEIRNKIGSVKSTQKITKAMEMVAASKMRRSQDAMEATRPYAETMRKVIGHLANGSLEYKHPYLEEREAKRVGYIIVSTDRGLCGGLNINLFKKAMNDMKDWSEKGADVELAIVGSKATAFFNNSGAKVAAQVSGLGDRPSLEDLIGSVSVMLKKYDEGELDRLFVVFNKFENTMVQEPTIDQLLPLPKSNSEEMKRSHSWDYIYEPEPKPLLDALLVRYVESQVYQGVVENLACEQAARMIAMKSATDNAGDIIDDLELVYNKARQAAITQELSEIVSGAAAV; encoded by the coding sequence ATGGCCGGCGCAAAAGAGATACGTAATAAAATCGGTAGTGTTAAAAGCACACAGAAGATTACGAAAGCAATGGAAATGGTAGCAGCTTCAAAAATGCGTCGTTCTCAAGACGCAATGGAAGCTACTCGTCCATATGCAGAAACAATGCGTAAAGTGATCGGTCATTTGGCTAATGGTAGCCTCGAGTATAAGCATCCTTATCTTGAGGAACGTGAAGCCAAACGTGTTGGTTACATCATCGTTTCTACAGACCGTGGTCTTTGTGGTGGTTTGAACATTAACTTGTTCAAGAAAGCCATGAACGACATGAAAGATTGGTCTGAGAAAGGTGCTGATGTGGAGCTTGCAATTGTAGGTTCTAAAGCAACAGCATTTTTCAACAACAGCGGCGCGAAAGTAGCAGCTCAAGTTTCTGGTCTGGGTGATCGCCCAAGCCTTGAAGATTTGATTGGCTCTGTAAGCGTTATGCTGAAGAAATATGATGAAGGCGAGTTAGACCGCCTGTTCGTAGTGTTCAATAAGTTTGAAAACACTATGGTACAAGAACCAACGATCGATCAATTACTTCCTTTGCCTAAATCAAATAGCGAAGAAATGAAACGCAGTCATTCTTGGGATTACATTTATGAGCCCGAGCCAAAACCACTACTAGATGCACTATTGGTTCGCTATGTCGAATCTCAAGTGTACCAAGGTGTGGTTGAGAACCTTGCTTGTGAGCAAGCGGCTCGAATGATTGCAATGAAATCAGCAACAGATAACGCTGGTGACATTATTGATGACTTAGAACTTGTGTATAACAAAGCGCGTCAAGCGGCGATTACACAAGAACTTTCTGAGATCGTTTCAGGCGCAGCTGCGGTTTAA
- a CDS encoding ParB/RepB/Spo0J family partition protein, whose amino-acid sequence MSKRGLGKGLDALLATSSLAREKQHVASHSQALSADGELTELAVGCLKPGVYQPRKDIAPEALEELAASIQSQGIIQPIVVRPLAHDQFEIIAGERRWRAARQAGLKQVPCLIKRVEDKAAIAMALIENIQREDLNVIEEAQALERLQNEFELTHQKVAEVIGKSRATVSNLLRLNQLAEPVKALVVSKQLEMGHARALLALEGDIQVEAANTAVNKKMTVRQIEQLVKKCLKPEVETESKPEDTEAIELSRRLTEKLQANVSVTRSVSGKSKVTITLDEPHKLEQLIAKLEY is encoded by the coding sequence ATGTCTAAGCGTGGTTTAGGAAAGGGGCTAGATGCATTGCTTGCAACTAGCTCGTTGGCTCGTGAAAAACAGCACGTTGCTTCTCATAGTCAGGCTTTGTCGGCTGATGGGGAATTGACAGAGCTGGCTGTTGGTTGCTTAAAGCCAGGTGTTTATCAACCGCGTAAGGATATTGCGCCTGAAGCACTAGAAGAACTAGCAGCTTCAATCCAGTCTCAAGGCATTATTCAGCCAATCGTAGTACGCCCTTTAGCGCACGACCAGTTTGAGATTATCGCTGGTGAGCGTCGTTGGAGAGCGGCTCGTCAGGCTGGTTTGAAACAAGTGCCGTGTTTGATAAAGAGAGTGGAAGACAAGGCTGCTATTGCAATGGCATTGATCGAGAATATTCAACGTGAAGACTTGAATGTTATCGAAGAAGCACAAGCGCTAGAGCGCTTACAGAACGAATTTGAACTGACGCACCAAAAGGTTGCTGAGGTGATTGGTAAGTCACGTGCGACGGTCAGTAACTTACTGCGCTTGAATCAGTTGGCTGAACCTGTGAAGGCTTTAGTTGTATCAAAGCAACTTGAAATGGGGCACGCTCGAGCACTGCTTGCCCTTGAAGGTGATATCCAGGTTGAAGCGGCAAATACTGCGGTAAACAAGAAAATGACCGTGCGTCAAATTGAGCAGCTTGTTAAAAAATGCTTAAAACCAGAGGTTGAGACAGAATCGAAGCCTGAAGACACAGAAGCTATCGAACTTTCACGAAGACTTACGGAAAAATTGCAAGCAAACGTTTCAGTTACTCGTTCTGTTAGTGGTAAGTCAAAAGTGACGATTACTCTTGATGAGCCTCACAAATTAGAGCAACTTATTGCTAAACTAGAGTACTAA
- the atpE gene encoding F0F1 ATP synthase subunit C: METVLSFSAIAVAIIVGLCAVGTAIGFAILGGKFLEGAARQPEMAPMLQVKMFIIAGLLDAVPMIGIVIALLFTFANPFVGQLAG, encoded by the coding sequence ATGGAAACTGTACTAAGTTTTTCAGCAATCGCTGTTGCTATTATTGTTGGTCTTTGTGCCGTAGGTACTGCAATTGGTTTTGCTATTCTTGGTGGTAAATTCCTAGAAGGCGCTGCGCGTCAACCTGAAATGGCTCCAATGCTACAAGTTAAGATGTTCATCATCGCTGGTCTACTGGATGCTGTTCCAATGATCGGTATCGTAATCGCACTACTATTCACGTTTGCTAACCCATTTGTTGGTCAACTAGCAGGCTAA
- the atpA gene encoding F0F1 ATP synthase subunit alpha, with protein MQLNSTEISDLIKQRIESFDVVSEARNEGTIVSVSDGILSIHGLADVMQGEMIELPGGRYALALNLNRDSVGAVVMGPYADLQEGMKVTGTGRILEVPVGPEMLGRVVNTLGEPIDGKGPIEAKLTSPVEIIAPGVIDRKSVDQPVQTGYKSVDSMIPIGRGQRELVIGDRQTGKTAMAIDAIINQKDSGIFSIYVAIGQKASTIANVVRKLEEHGALANTVVVVASASESAALQYLAPYAGCAMGEYFRDRGEDALIVYDDLSKQAVAYRQISLLLKRPPGREAFPGDVFYLHSRLLERAARVSEAYVEKFTNGEVTGKTGSLTALPIIETQAGDVSAFVPTNVISITDGQIFLQTELFNAGVRPAVDPGISVSRVGGSAQTKIIKKLSGGIRTALAQYRELAAFAQFSSDLDEATKKQLDHGQKVTELMKQKQYAPMSVFDQALVIFAAERGYLQDVELSKVLDFEAALLSFARGQYADLATQIDTTGAFNKEIEAELKKLVDDFKATQTW; from the coding sequence ATGCAACTTAATTCCACTGAAATTAGCGATCTAATTAAACAACGTATTGAATCTTTCGACGTTGTTAGTGAAGCTCGCAATGAAGGTACTATCGTTTCTGTAAGCGATGGCATCCTTAGCATCCACGGCCTAGCGGACGTGATGCAAGGTGAAATGATCGAACTACCGGGTGGCCGTTACGCTCTAGCACTAAACTTGAACCGTGATTCGGTTGGTGCTGTTGTAATGGGCCCGTATGCTGACCTACAGGAAGGCATGAAAGTTACAGGTACTGGTCGTATTCTAGAAGTACCAGTAGGTCCTGAAATGCTTGGTCGTGTTGTAAACACGCTAGGTGAGCCAATTGATGGTAAAGGTCCAATCGAAGCTAAATTGACTTCGCCTGTAGAAATTATCGCACCAGGTGTAATCGACCGTAAATCGGTAGATCAACCTGTTCAAACTGGTTACAAGTCAGTTGACTCAATGATCCCTATCGGTCGTGGTCAACGTGAACTAGTAATCGGTGACCGTCAGACTGGTAAAACAGCCATGGCGATCGATGCGATTATTAACCAAAAAGATTCTGGTATTTTCTCTATCTACGTAGCTATCGGCCAAAAAGCGTCGACTATTGCTAACGTAGTTCGCAAACTAGAAGAGCACGGCGCACTAGCAAACACTGTTGTTGTTGTTGCATCTGCTTCTGAATCTGCAGCGCTGCAATACCTTGCACCGTATGCTGGTTGTGCGATGGGCGAATACTTCCGTGATCGCGGTGAAGATGCTCTGATTGTTTATGATGATCTATCTAAGCAAGCGGTAGCTTACCGTCAAATCTCGCTACTACTTAAGCGTCCACCAGGTCGTGAAGCGTTCCCAGGTGATGTTTTCTACCTTCACTCTCGTCTACTAGAGCGTGCTGCTCGTGTAAGCGAAGCATACGTAGAAAAATTCACTAACGGTGAAGTGACAGGCAAGACTGGTTCTTTAACTGCTCTACCTATCATCGAAACGCAAGCTGGTGACGTATCTGCATTCGTACCAACGAACGTAATCTCGATTACTGATGGTCAGATCTTCCTACAAACTGAGCTATTCAACGCGGGCGTACGTCCAGCTGTTGACCCAGGTATCTCAGTTTCTCGTGTAGGTGGTTCGGCGCAGACTAAAATCATCAAGAAGCTATCTGGTGGTATCCGTACTGCTCTAGCTCAATACCGTGAACTTGCAGCATTTGCTCAGTTCTCTTCGGATCTTGATGAAGCGACTAAGAAGCAGCTAGACCACGGTCAAAAAGTTACAGAACTGATGAAGCAGAAGCAATACGCTCCTATGTCTGTATTTGACCAAGCTCTAGTAATCTTCGCTGCAGAGCGTGGATACCTTCAAGACGTTGAACTTTCTAAAGTTCTAGACTTTGAAGCTGCTTTACTGTCGTTTGCTCGTGGTCAATATGCCGATCTAGCAACACAGATCGACACAACGGGTGCTTTCAATAAAGAAATCGAAGCTGAGCTGAAGAAGCTTGTTGACGATTTCAAGGCAACCCAGACCTGGTAA